A genomic segment from Spongiibacter sp. IMCC21906 encodes:
- a CDS encoding SDR family NAD(P)-dependent oxidoreductase, with product MNNPMSMEGRVIMVTGAGQGIGLALSRQLLDLGAKVVGVDMNADTLNTVASDLGEGFLPLPGSVTDVNFAAEAVARSVDHFGALDGLINNAGITRPAMINKMSIDEWQSVIDVNLSGSVYFMQAVGRHMLAEAKAGNKAPGAIVNIASDAGRRGSMGQINYASAKAGIFGATMTAAREWAKFGIRCNAVCFGVVATAMTETVRNDERFADNYLAQIPLGRWSSPEEVAKPVCFLLSDAASYITGQILSVNGGYTIAM from the coding sequence ATGAATAACCCAATGTCGATGGAAGGCCGCGTCATTATGGTCACAGGTGCAGGTCAGGGAATCGGCCTGGCATTAAGCCGTCAGCTGCTGGACCTGGGTGCCAAGGTGGTTGGTGTGGATATGAATGCCGACACTTTAAACACGGTGGCCAGCGACTTGGGGGAGGGGTTTCTTCCTCTGCCGGGCAGTGTTACCGATGTAAATTTTGCGGCAGAAGCCGTAGCCCGCAGTGTTGACCATTTTGGCGCTTTGGATGGGCTGATCAATAATGCCGGGATCACTCGTCCAGCGATGATCAATAAAATGTCGATTGATGAATGGCAGTCGGTTATTGACGTGAACTTGAGTGGTTCTGTGTATTTTATGCAGGCGGTCGGTCGGCATATGTTGGCAGAAGCGAAAGCGGGAAATAAAGCCCCCGGTGCTATCGTCAATATCGCTTCTGATGCAGGTCGTCGTGGCAGCATGGGGCAAATCAACTATGCCTCTGCTAAAGCGGGTATCTTTGGCGCAACCATGACCGCGGCGCGGGAATGGGCCAAATTTGGTATTCGCTGCAATGCGGTGTGCTTCGGTGTGGTTGCTACGGCAATGACTGAAACCGTGCGTAACGATGAGCGTTTTGCCGACAATTATTTGGCTCAAATCCCCTTGGGTCGTTGGTCCTCACCAGAAGAAGTAGCCAAGCCGGTATGCTTTTTATTGTCTGATGCGGCTTCTTATATTACCGGTCAAATTTTGTCCGTTAATGGTGGTTACACCATTGCAATGTAA
- a CDS encoding acyl-CoA dehydrogenase family protein, translated as MQEMDEFIAMLRDSAEGFLADFQASPNAKTEIAVPRPLDRELWAVMAELGWLGLLLPESQGGLALPLAAAAELAEVMGRYRFPVPYIEAAIMPGQILSVAGNDRLAAELASGDQLFCLAWQDRPGSDNAFGMCTLSEGGVSGSKSFVAAVEPGSQILVSVNTQDGPGIVLVDSDAAGIAVQRSATASGSFCQLSFDKVTCTPLLTGLLAEQALASALTAGRLLASAFLTGLSRACLRDTVDYLNQRQQFGRKLSSFQSVSHRCVDMHIHIELAEAVWRVAAESEDLATLSAAKARASDVAQNVGRQAVQLHGAMGFTEECAVGEYLRLALQYGNWLGSAKTLRRTFQSTRKGEALA; from the coding sequence ATGCAGGAAATGGACGAGTTTATCGCCATGTTGCGCGATAGTGCTGAGGGTTTTTTGGCTGATTTTCAAGCTTCCCCCAACGCCAAAACTGAAATCGCAGTGCCGCGCCCCCTTGATCGTGAGCTGTGGGCGGTAATGGCTGAGTTGGGTTGGCTGGGCTTGCTGCTACCCGAGTCGCAGGGTGGTTTGGCGTTGCCGCTTGCCGCTGCAGCGGAATTGGCAGAAGTGATGGGGCGCTATCGTTTCCCTGTGCCGTATATCGAAGCGGCGATTATGCCTGGGCAGATATTGTCGGTTGCGGGCAATGACCGTCTGGCAGCAGAGCTGGCCAGCGGTGATCAGCTGTTTTGTTTGGCATGGCAGGATCGTCCTGGCAGTGATAACGCTTTTGGTATGTGTACGCTCAGTGAGGGGGGGGTTAGCGGCAGTAAAAGTTTTGTTGCGGCGGTAGAGCCGGGCAGTCAAATATTGGTCTCGGTTAACACTCAAGACGGTCCCGGAATTGTTCTGGTCGACAGCGATGCTGCGGGTATTGCAGTGCAGCGTAGTGCGACCGCCTCGGGGAGTTTCTGCCAGTTAAGTTTTGACAAGGTGACTTGCACGCCGCTACTGACTGGCCTATTGGCAGAGCAGGCTTTGGCATCTGCCTTGACGGCAGGACGCTTATTGGCCAGTGCTTTTCTCACCGGTTTGTCCCGGGCTTGTTTGCGCGACACTGTGGACTATTTGAATCAACGTCAGCAATTCGGTCGCAAACTGTCGAGTTTTCAGAGCGTGTCCCATCGCTGTGTAGACATGCACATTCATATTGAATTGGCCGAAGCCGTATGGCGGGTCGCTGCAGAGTCAGAGGATCTGGCAACGTTGAGCGCAGCCAAAGCTCGGGCCAGCGATGTGGCTCAGAATGTGGGACGTCAGGCTGTGCAGCTGCACGGTGCTATGGGCTTTACCGAAGAGTGCGCGGTGGGTGAATACCTGCGCCTGGCCTTGCAGTATGGCAATTGGCTTGGCAGTGCCAAAACCCTGCGTCGGACTTTTCAATCTACCCGCAAAGGGGAGGCGCTGGCATGA
- a CDS encoding acyl-CoA dehydrogenase family protein codes for MSDLSTNEATINRDDMSDEDFRAEFRAFLATYYPAELKQDFHRPFRRLRGDPANDWQRTLQKHGWRAPAWPRESGGMGLSFRKQLIYHEELEHAGVARIIDLGETQLGPTIIKMGSPEQCEHYLPRILNCEHVWCQGYSEPNAGSDLASLRTSAVLDGDDFVVNGQKIWTTHANDSTHIFTLVRTGKYEKKQQGISFLLIDLDAPGISIRPIINLAGEDEFCEVFFENVRVPKANLVGELDQGWAVAKALLGYERVWIGSPALAGKALALGEHLVEQLGLEDDRGVMDELAQLQADLHDYRLLYSRICDAIADSGKAPGPEVSMLKVYASELLHRLTEFNVEISGEYGAVVGDVTVQNSATETDLYWQLMMARPVTIFAGANEIQRDILAKTVLGLQA; via the coding sequence ATGAGCGACTTAAGTACAAATGAAGCCACAATAAATCGCGATGACATGAGCGATGAAGATTTTCGGGCAGAATTCCGCGCCTTTTTGGCGACATATTATCCCGCTGAGCTGAAACAGGATTTCCATCGTCCCTTCCGTCGGTTGCGAGGTGACCCCGCCAATGACTGGCAGCGCACCTTGCAGAAACACGGCTGGCGGGCACCGGCATGGCCCCGTGAGAGTGGTGGCATGGGGTTGTCATTTCGCAAGCAGCTCATTTACCACGAAGAGCTGGAGCATGCGGGAGTGGCGCGCATTATCGATCTGGGTGAAACCCAGCTTGGTCCCACCATTATTAAAATGGGTAGCCCAGAGCAATGCGAGCATTACCTGCCTCGTATTCTCAATTGCGAACATGTGTGGTGCCAGGGTTATTCCGAACCCAATGCCGGTTCAGATCTAGCGAGTCTGCGCACCAGCGCGGTACTGGATGGTGATGACTTTGTGGTGAATGGCCAAAAAATCTGGACCACTCACGCCAATGATTCCACGCATATTTTTACGCTGGTACGCACCGGAAAATATGAAAAGAAACAGCAGGGCATCAGCTTTTTGCTGATCGATCTTGACGCCCCTGGCATCTCGATTCGCCCCATTATTAATTTGGCGGGTGAAGATGAGTTCTGCGAAGTGTTTTTCGAAAATGTGCGGGTACCCAAAGCGAATCTGGTAGGCGAGTTGGATCAAGGTTGGGCGGTTGCCAAAGCACTACTCGGTTACGAGCGAGTGTGGATTGGCAGCCCTGCGCTGGCGGGTAAGGCGCTTGCCCTCGGCGAGCATCTTGTTGAGCAATTGGGGCTGGAAGATGACCGCGGGGTAATGGACGAGTTAGCGCAACTACAAGCGGATCTCCACGACTATCGCCTGCTTTACTCTCGTATTTGCGACGCCATTGCCGACAGTGGCAAAGCGCCGGGACCAGAAGTGTCGATGCTCAAAGTGTATGCCTCGGAATTACTGCATCGTTTGACGGAATTTAATGTGGAGATCAGCGGCGAGTACGGCGCGGTGGTTGGCGATGTCACGGTGCAAAATTCCGCCACCGAAACCGATTTGTACTGGCAGCTGATGATGGCGCGTCCGGTTACGATTTTTGCCGGTGCCAATGAAATACAGCGGGATATTCTCGCTAAAACTGTTCTGGGCCTGCAGGCCTGA
- a CDS encoding CaiB/BaiF CoA-transferase family protein, with protein sequence MFSTGALSNTGALGGIRVLDMTRVVAGPYAGQILGDLGAEVVKIERKGEGDDCRRVGPPWMDSELGRQGQDSTYYQSVNRNKSSISVDFATEAGADLIRQLAANADVLVENYRSGTLARYGLGYEDLKAINPKLIYCSVTGFGQTGPYAGRSGYDYLVQAMAGLMSVTGHHDGVPGDGPMRVGVPIADICAGLYAAISVLAALNYRNVSGEGQYIDVSLFDSQLSAMLNTFSGWFNGGTALGRTGNDHPSAAPYGVFKVDDGYILIATFNDREFVRLAGVLGHAEWGSDPRFCSMGARVANREELKALVTEALKGKTKVEWVEILNAGTVSCGGINEMADIEKDPQVLARELIINQEHPTNGTIRSAASPMRFSASPVTYRQAPPLLGEHNEQVLSSWLGFNDEQISALQEQGAI encoded by the coding sequence ATGTTTAGTACAGGCGCACTTTCTAATACCGGCGCACTTGGCGGTATCCGCGTGCTTGATATGACTCGGGTTGTTGCTGGTCCTTATGCAGGGCAAATATTGGGTGATCTTGGCGCCGAAGTCGTCAAAATCGAGCGCAAGGGTGAGGGGGATGATTGCCGCCGGGTTGGCCCTCCATGGATGGACAGTGAGCTTGGTCGTCAAGGCCAGGACTCGACCTACTATCAATCAGTGAATCGCAACAAAAGCTCAATTTCGGTGGATTTTGCCACTGAGGCTGGTGCCGATTTAATCCGTCAACTAGCCGCTAACGCGGATGTACTGGTAGAGAATTATCGCAGCGGCACTCTGGCTCGTTACGGTCTGGGTTATGAAGATCTTAAAGCCATCAACCCCAAATTGATTTACTGCTCTGTTACTGGTTTTGGACAGACCGGGCCCTATGCAGGGCGGTCGGGCTACGACTATCTGGTTCAAGCTATGGCGGGACTGATGTCGGTAACCGGTCATCACGATGGCGTTCCGGGTGATGGGCCAATGCGAGTCGGCGTGCCAATTGCGGATATTTGTGCCGGTTTATATGCTGCGATTTCAGTGTTGGCGGCGCTAAATTACCGCAACGTCAGTGGTGAGGGTCAATATATTGATGTATCGCTATTCGACTCTCAATTATCTGCCATGCTTAATACGTTCTCGGGCTGGTTCAATGGTGGCACCGCCTTGGGACGCACCGGTAATGATCACCCCAGCGCGGCACCCTACGGCGTGTTCAAAGTGGATGATGGGTATATTTTGATTGCGACCTTTAACGACCGCGAGTTTGTTCGTTTGGCTGGTGTGTTAGGTCATGCCGAATGGGGCAGTGATCCTCGCTTTTGCAGTATGGGTGCACGGGTAGCCAATCGGGAAGAGTTGAAAGCCCTTGTTACTGAAGCTTTAAAAGGTAAAACCAAAGTCGAGTGGGTCGAGATTCTTAACGCGGGTACTGTTTCCTGTGGCGGCATTAATGAAATGGCCGATATTGAAAAAGACCCGCAGGTGCTGGCGCGGGAATTAATTATCAACCAAGAGCACCCCACCAATGGCACTATTCGCAGCGCGGCAAGTCCCATGCGTTTTTCGGCATCGCCAGTCACCTATCGCCAAGCACCACCGTTACTGGGCGAACATAACGAACAGGTTCTGTCTTCTTGGCTGGGTTTTAATGATGAGCAAATCTCGGCCTTGCAAGAGCAGGGGGCTATATGA
- a CDS encoding acyl-CoA dehydrogenase family protein has protein sequence MSAAYRFTPYELPPETVALRAEVRTFVQEEAKHWDGWQIGHSWTGFDRELSRKLGERGWIGMTWPKQYGGHERSAMERYVVLEELLAAGAPVGAHWVADRQSGPLILRLGSEAQKTKYLPAICRGEAAFCIGLSEPDAGSDLASLRSKAERVDGGWLLNGRKVWTTYAQDCDVMIGLFRTGFSEEHGKHRGLSQFLIDLKTPGIEINPIKDLTGESHFNEIVFDNVMLAEDALMGVENGGWAQANAELAFERSGPDRYLSSFPLLPMALAKLGESVNDPSIARDIGAMVAELTVLRQMSLSIQNQLENGETPLQEAAITKLLGTGLEQRMPGLIADIVEAQPLRRAGDTLSEALAYLIQVEPSFSLRGGTNEIMKMIIARGMGL, from the coding sequence ATGAGCGCGGCATACCGCTTTACGCCTTATGAATTGCCGCCAGAAACAGTCGCCCTGCGCGCTGAGGTTAGAACCTTTGTACAAGAGGAAGCGAAACACTGGGATGGCTGGCAAATAGGTCACTCCTGGACCGGCTTCGATCGTGAGTTGAGTCGCAAGCTCGGTGAGCGTGGCTGGATTGGTATGACCTGGCCCAAGCAATACGGCGGTCACGAGCGCAGCGCCATGGAACGCTATGTGGTATTGGAAGAGCTGCTCGCAGCAGGCGCTCCAGTGGGCGCTCACTGGGTGGCAGACCGCCAGAGCGGGCCATTGATTTTGCGCTTGGGTAGTGAGGCGCAAAAGACTAAATACCTGCCAGCAATTTGTCGCGGCGAAGCGGCGTTTTGTATCGGCTTGTCAGAACCAGATGCCGGTTCTGATTTGGCCTCCTTGCGATCAAAAGCCGAGCGCGTTGACGGCGGTTGGCTTTTGAATGGTCGTAAAGTTTGGACGACCTACGCCCAAGACTGCGATGTGATGATCGGTTTATTCCGCACTGGATTTTCTGAGGAGCACGGCAAGCACAGAGGCTTGTCGCAGTTTCTTATCGATTTAAAAACACCGGGCATTGAAATTAATCCGATCAAAGATTTGACCGGCGAATCCCATTTTAATGAGATTGTTTTCGATAATGTCATGCTCGCCGAAGACGCTTTGATGGGCGTAGAAAACGGCGGCTGGGCGCAAGCCAATGCCGAGCTGGCCTTTGAACGCAGTGGTCCGGATCGGTATTTAAGTTCTTTTCCGCTATTGCCCATGGCGCTAGCCAAACTCGGTGAGTCCGTTAACGATCCGTCTATCGCTAGGGATATTGGCGCGATGGTGGCGGAGTTAACTGTGCTGCGGCAAATGTCTTTGTCGATTCAGAATCAGTTGGAAAATGGCGAAACACCACTGCAAGAAGCGGCGATTACCAAACTATTGGGCACGGGATTGGAGCAGCGTATGCCGGGTTTAATTGCCGATATTGTTGAAGCGCAACCGCTTCGCCGTGCTGGCGATACCTTGTCTGAGGCGCTGGCCTACTTAATTCAGGTTGAGCCAAGCTTTTCCCTGCGCGGTGGCACCAATGAAATTATGAAAATGATTATTGCGCGTGGCATGGGCCTTTAA
- a CDS encoding acyl-CoA dehydrogenase family protein: MSEMNIGELLADQLEKLLSAQVNADRLAELEAGGTSPGLWKAIEEMGVADVMCIGKDDAGLGWQDCAELFRVLGRHAAPLPLAETLFGRRLLSQASLVIPEGPLAVIDPSANANIQLDAAGCLQGEASMVSWASWATQLLGVAHRGEEAFLFSVGGNDVAARISPCDTLERVPTSAIDFSGITPLAVVPINDALLVRSGLAVMRALMISGGCDKVVELAVDYANTRKQFGKPIGKFQALQHQLAEASCRAATAEMAAKYACRELDGSQLLEGASIAKYTASVAAKDVSRIAHQVFGAIGITDEHELHYFTRRLWQWRAEAGNERYWSQQLGNQVLAAGSEQLWASLTA, from the coding sequence ATGAGTGAAATGAATATTGGCGAATTATTGGCTGATCAGCTAGAAAAGTTGCTATCGGCTCAGGTCAATGCTGATCGCCTTGCCGAATTAGAGGCAGGTGGGACAAGCCCGGGTTTATGGAAAGCTATTGAAGAAATGGGCGTGGCCGATGTTATGTGCATCGGTAAAGACGATGCTGGTTTGGGTTGGCAAGATTGTGCTGAGCTGTTTCGGGTGCTAGGTCGTCATGCCGCGCCGTTGCCGTTGGCTGAAACTCTGTTTGGTCGTCGTTTATTAAGCCAGGCTAGTTTGGTGATACCGGAAGGGCCGTTAGCTGTGATTGACCCCAGTGCCAATGCGAATATTCAGCTTGATGCCGCGGGTTGCTTGCAAGGCGAAGCCTCAATGGTGAGCTGGGCCAGTTGGGCGACGCAACTGCTTGGCGTTGCCCATCGTGGCGAAGAGGCTTTTTTGTTTAGCGTTGGCGGCAATGATGTGGCGGCGCGTATATCGCCTTGCGATACCCTGGAGCGGGTGCCGACCTCAGCCATTGATTTTAGCGGTATAACTCCCCTCGCCGTCGTGCCGATTAACGATGCTTTGCTTGTTCGTAGTGGTCTGGCCGTAATGCGCGCCCTTATGATCAGTGGCGGCTGCGATAAGGTAGTGGAATTGGCCGTGGACTATGCCAATACCCGCAAGCAGTTTGGTAAGCCCATTGGCAAATTTCAGGCTCTGCAGCACCAGTTGGCAGAAGCCAGCTGTCGCGCCGCCACAGCAGAAATGGCAGCAAAGTATGCCTGTAGAGAGCTGGATGGTAGTCAGCTTTTAGAAGGGGCCTCGATCGCGAAGTACACCGCCAGTGTTGCCGCCAAGGACGTAAGCCGTATTGCCCATCAGGTATTTGGTGCCATTGGCATTACCGACGAGCACGAGCTGCACTATTTTACTCGCCGGTTGTGGCAGTGGCGAGCAGAGGCAGGCAATGAGCGCTACTGGTCTCAGCAATTGGGTAATCAGGTATTGGCAGCGGGCTCTGAGCAGTTGTGGGCCTCGCTGACTGCTTGA
- a CDS encoding enoyl-CoA hydratase — MEYNDITYEKTGAVLRVCHNRPDKGNAQSTRLLAELDDALARAKADSEVHVVIIGGQGKHFSAGHDLADGMKLRGDYTVEQHWHWEQEHFLGNAMRIWDLPKPTIAEVSGACIAGGFMVANSCDLVIASDDAYFSDPVLHSMGAAAVEALLHPWVLNTRKAKELLFTGGKISAQDGKEWGMVNHVVPRAELEDFTMQMAQQIAKAPPHATAMLKRSLNRTADIQGYRNSLNAHFDTHTVSSSTKEFWDIVNQGVAKMVSEGKKSGK, encoded by the coding sequence ATGGAATATAACGATATTACTTACGAGAAAACCGGCGCAGTGTTGCGGGTTTGTCACAACCGCCCGGACAAAGGAAATGCCCAATCAACACGCTTGCTGGCTGAGCTGGATGATGCTCTGGCCCGTGCCAAGGCAGATAGCGAAGTGCATGTGGTGATTATTGGCGGTCAGGGAAAACATTTCTCGGCGGGTCACGATTTGGCCGACGGCATGAAGCTGCGGGGTGATTACACCGTAGAGCAACACTGGCACTGGGAGCAGGAACATTTTCTTGGTAATGCCATGCGTATTTGGGATCTGCCCAAGCCAACCATTGCCGAAGTCAGCGGGGCCTGTATTGCCGGCGGCTTTATGGTGGCTAATTCCTGTGACTTGGTGATTGCTAGTGACGACGCCTACTTCTCTGATCCGGTGTTACATTCCATGGGCGCAGCAGCGGTAGAAGCGTTATTACATCCCTGGGTACTCAATACTCGCAAAGCTAAAGAGCTGTTGTTTACCGGCGGTAAAATCAGTGCTCAAGACGGTAAAGAGTGGGGCATGGTCAACCATGTGGTTCCCCGGGCGGAGTTAGAAGACTTCACTATGCAAATGGCCCAGCAAATTGCCAAGGCTCCCCCTCACGCCACCGCTATGTTGAAGCGTTCGCTGAATCGCACCGCGGATATTCAAGGCTATCGCAACTCCCTTAACGCGCATTTTGATACCCATACCGTTAGCTCTTCTACCAAGGAGTTTTGGGATATCGTTAATCAGGGCGTGGCGAAAATGGTTTCAGAAGGTAAAAAATCCGGTAAATAA
- a CDS encoding nuclear transport factor 2 family protein: MTDGNNIEQCVAAEVIRQTLSRYCRYVDKGDSQLLSELFHKDAEYLPMAGRSAYCGPLGVQQFFVDLQTEFSNLYQAGGPRPPRLKHHLAQPDIQAITEDFACIETRFSVYSDLGLDHIGYYCDRLSPHVSGDWLFDSRVIVLDWIDSRSVLNILSGRDSA, from the coding sequence ATGACGGATGGGAATAACATCGAGCAATGCGTCGCTGCTGAAGTCATTCGTCAGACTTTGTCGCGCTATTGTCGCTATGTGGATAAAGGCGACAGTCAGCTGTTGTCTGAGTTGTTTCATAAAGATGCTGAGTACCTGCCAATGGCTGGCCGCAGTGCCTATTGTGGTCCACTCGGGGTGCAACAATTCTTTGTAGACCTGCAGACCGAGTTCAGCAATTTGTACCAAGCCGGTGGGCCACGACCACCGCGCTTAAAGCACCATCTGGCCCAGCCCGATATTCAGGCGATCACAGAAGATTTTGCCTGCATTGAAACCCGGTTCTCCGTGTATTCGGACCTAGGGCTTGATCATATTGGTTACTACTGTGACCGCCTGTCTCCTCATGTATCAGGTGATTGGTTGTTTGATTCCAGAGTGATAGTGCTCGACTGGATTGATAGTCGTTCTGTACTCAATATCTTGTCAGGCAGAGATAGCGCCTGA
- a CDS encoding acyl-CoA synthetase — protein MHPSIHAKERPNAAAIIMAESGEVTSYAQLEQRSNQGAQQFRALGLKPGDGIAIWMHNSASFLEISWAAQRSGLYFTPISTHLTLAEAAYIIKDCGAALLIGSPDLPGVEELIAKGVAAEFGEQFQFFVDGESATLPSWPQAIATLSSERISDETAGQYMVYSSGTTGKPKGVQLPLSGAPADQPLPFVAMQREQYGVSESSVYLSPAPLYHAAPLVFSMTVQSIGGCVVICEKFEPVALLAAVERFHVSHMQMVPTMFVRLLKLPEVQRSGFDCSSLECVIHAAAPCPVPIKQQMIDWWGPILYEYYGGSEGNGATYITSEEWLKKPGSVGRAQWGILHICDEEGEELPAGQQGIVYFEGGFDFKYKNDEAKTKDARNPKHPGWSTLGDIGYLDEDAYLFLTDRKSFMIISGGVNIYPQEIENMLTVHPKVMDVAVFGVPNADFGEEVKAVVQPVNWNEAGDALAEELMAYCHQQLSAIKCPRSIDFDAALPRMDNGKLYKKALRDRYW, from the coding sequence ATGCATCCTAGTATTCATGCCAAGGAACGCCCCAATGCCGCTGCTATTATTATGGCGGAGAGTGGTGAGGTCACCAGCTATGCGCAACTGGAACAGCGCTCGAATCAGGGTGCCCAGCAGTTTCGCGCGCTGGGCTTAAAGCCGGGTGATGGTATAGCGATCTGGATGCATAATTCTGCCAGCTTTCTTGAAATCAGCTGGGCAGCCCAGCGTTCGGGCTTGTATTTTACCCCGATTTCTACCCACTTAACCTTGGCCGAAGCCGCTTATATCATTAAAGACTGCGGCGCGGCCTTGTTGATAGGCTCACCGGATTTACCGGGAGTGGAGGAGTTAATCGCTAAGGGTGTCGCTGCCGAATTTGGCGAGCAATTTCAGTTTTTTGTGGACGGCGAATCAGCAACCTTGCCAAGCTGGCCACAAGCCATTGCCACCCTATCCAGTGAGCGGATTAGCGACGAAACTGCCGGTCAGTATATGGTGTATTCATCGGGTACCACCGGTAAGCCCAAGGGCGTACAGCTTCCTTTAAGTGGTGCGCCAGCGGATCAGCCTCTGCCATTTGTTGCCATGCAACGGGAGCAATACGGCGTATCCGAGAGCAGCGTGTATCTGTCTCCAGCACCGCTTTACCATGCCGCACCATTGGTCTTCAGTATGACTGTGCAGAGTATTGGTGGCTGTGTGGTGATCTGCGAAAAGTTTGAACCAGTGGCATTGCTGGCGGCAGTTGAACGTTTTCATGTCAGTCATATGCAAATGGTGCCGACCATGTTTGTGCGCCTGTTAAAATTGCCCGAGGTGCAACGCAGCGGCTTTGATTGCTCCAGCCTGGAGTGCGTTATTCATGCTGCGGCACCGTGTCCGGTGCCTATCAAACAACAGATGATTGATTGGTGGGGGCCGATTCTTTATGAATATTACGGCGGCTCTGAAGGTAATGGCGCAACCTATATTACTTCTGAAGAATGGTTAAAAAAACCGGGCTCCGTGGGTCGTGCCCAGTGGGGCATTCTCCATATCTGCGACGAAGAGGGTGAGGAGTTGCCCGCAGGCCAGCAGGGTATTGTCTATTTTGAAGGTGGCTTTGATTTTAAATACAAAAATGACGAGGCTAAAACCAAAGACGCTCGCAATCCCAAACATCCCGGTTGGTCGACCTTGGGTGACATAGGCTATCTCGACGAGGATGCTTATTTATTTTTAACTGATCGCAAGAGCTTTATGATCATTTCTGGTGGGGTCAATATCTACCCTCAAGAAATTGAAAATATGTTAACCGTGCACCCCAAGGTCATGGATGTGGCGGTGTTTGGTGTACCCAATGCCGATTTTGGTGAAGAAGTGAAAGCCGTGGTGCAGCCCGTAAATTGGAATGAGGCCGGGGATGCTTTAGCCGAAGAGCTGATGGCTTACTGCCATCAACAACTCTCCGCCATTAAGTGCCCCCGTAGCATCGATTTTGATGCGGCATTACCACGAATGGATAATGGCAAGCTGTATAAAAAGGCATTGCGGGATCGTTATTGGTAA